A genomic region of Platichthys flesus chromosome 4, fPlaFle2.1, whole genome shotgun sequence contains the following coding sequences:
- the scg2a gene encoding secretogranin-2a, producing the protein MLSLPETSTTSKLFLICFTNLPLILLFLSSSGVHGVPLREHKLWGSESGYQRGSVPLAPNVDMIKALEYIESLRQRSGTDSQQHIPLSVGYEANHMDDAEKLRAMLRLASNPTQSKDDDEEEEEGREDKSEELLQAVLSTLQQTEKASKLDSLHPSAEGEGIKDSVYPRVQQKQQGIPLHEKLPLMFEDEEEGEGGEEEGDERPGKESHFKRTNENVEEKYTPQNLATLQSVFDELDKRTSAKTMHKRQDEEGDMENEDEDEEEEEDDDMFKVRNVAYDDALDWGPLQEQEEEEEEEGGDKHDIDRGLDYVDDNDEEVHEDDEEEEAEGYPVKRSNNPNDVANLVDYYLLKVLEKTEEEEQKREMEEEEEKQRTERRAAQAQYRDDIFPRTIYEFIQISQKYQIPPEDLMDMLKSGGMMNQIKSQKMSKLNRAQNQLSQVSSKKIHKIPEATFYSRRLPDTHKSPEELRTEEILKILGLGGTDDRAPVRTQKQYKSSLSRLHTQPARGLGESTPTQRRFPSTLKNDYDDTLAEDELAAYLAAQMPAQYLNPTYSRGSKSSQKRDEAGQSMTGSFEQAIQDYFGHMDSDKSPNEKRQSEDTERGGGTQMQDFENEAVMKLLSYLNPETEESDKDGKSVQGYK; encoded by the coding sequence ATGCTGTCCCTCCCAGAGACCTCCACCACGAGCAAACTCTTCCTCATTTGTTTTACCAACCTTCCCCTAATCCTCCTCTTCCTAAGTTCCTCTGGTGTTCATGGGGTGCCACTCAGAGAGCACAAACTGTGGGGGAGCGAATCAGGCTACCAGAGAGGAAGTGTCCCCCTGGCTCCTAACGTTGACATGATTAAAGCCTTGGAGTACATCGAGAGCCTCCGTCAGAGAAGCGGCACGGACTCCCAGCAgcacatccctctctctgtgggCTACGAGGCCAACCACATGGATGATGCAGAGAAGCTACGTGCAATGCTGAGACTGGCTTCTAACCCTACGCAGAGTAAAGATGacgatgaggaagaagaggaaggaagggaggacaAGAGTGAAGAGCTGCTCCAGGCCGTGCTCAGCACACTCCAGCAGACGGAAAAGGCATCCAAGCTAGATTCACTTCATCCAAGTGCCGAAGGAGAAGGCATAAAGGACAGCGTGTATCCCCGGGTGCAGCAGAAGCAACAGGGCATCCCGCTCCATGAGAAGCTGCCGCTGATGttcgaggatgaggaggagggtgaggggggagaggaagagggggatgagCGGCCAGGTAAAGAGAGCCACTTCAAACGCACCAATGAGAACGTGGAGGAGAAGTATACACCTCAGAATCTGGCCACGCTACAGTCTGTGTTCGACGAACTGGACAAGCGGACTAGTGCCAAGACCATGCACAAGCGCCAAGATGAAGAAGGTGACATGGAGAatgaggacgaggacgaggaggaggaagaggatgatgacaTGTTTAAGGTGAGGAATGTGGCGTACGATGATGCACTTGACTGGGGTCCACTGcaagaacaggaggaggaagaggaagaggaggggggggacaaACATGATATTGACCGAGGGCTTGATTATGTTGACGACAACGACGAAGAGGTgcatgaggatgatgaagaagaggaggctgaaggTTACCCAGTCAAGAGGTCAAACAATCCAAACGATGTTGCCAACCTAGTGGACTATTACCTCCTGAAAGTGctggagaaaacagaggaagaagagcagaaacgagagatggaggaagaggaggagaagcagcggactgagaggagagcagctcaGGCACAGTACAGAGACGACATATTCCCGCGTACCATCTACGAGTTCATTCAGATCTCCCAAAAATACCAGATCCCACCTGAAGACCTAATGGACATGCTCAAATCTGGTGGAATGATGAATCAAATCAAGTCACAAAAGATGAGCAAATTAAACAGAGCACAAAACCAGCTCTCTCAGGTATCCAGCAAAAAGATACACAAGATTCCCGAGGCTACATTCTACAGCAGACGCCTGCCCGACACTCACAAATccccagaggagctgaggacaGAGGAAATCCTCAAAATCCTGGGTTTAGGCGGCACGGACGACCGAGCTCCTGTCAGAACGCAGAAGCAGTACAAGAGCTCGCTGTCACGACTTCACACTCAGCCTGCGCGAGGTTTGGGGGAATCCACTCCCACGCAGCGGCGCTTTCCCAGCACACTGAAGAACGACTACGACGACACCCTGGCTGAGGATGAGCTGGCAGCGTATTTGGCAGCTCAGATGCCGGCCCAGTATCTGAACCCCACGTACAGCAGAGGCAGCAAGTCGAGCCAGAAGCGTGACGAGGCTGGACAGAGCATGACGGGCTCTTTTGAACAGGCCATACAAGACTATTTTGGTCACATGGACTCAGATAAAAGCCCGAATGAAAAGAGACAGTCTGAGGACACCGAGAGGGGAGGGGGCACGCAAATGCAAGACTTTGAAAATGAGGCCGTGATGAAACTGCTGAGCTACCTGAACCCAGAAACTGAAGAAAGTGATAAAGATGGGAAAAGTGTCCAGGGATATAAATAA
- the ap1s3a gene encoding AP-1 complex subunit sigma-3a gives MMHFLLLFSRQGKLRLQKWFTPLSEREKKKVIRDMVALVLARPARTCNFLQWKDLKIVYKRYASLYFSVGLDEQDNELLALEVLHRYVELLDRYFGNVCELDIIFNFEKAYFILDEFLMGGEVVETSKLAVGASIEEADTFQETMEEYMSKPAY, from the exons ATG ATGCACTTCCTGTTGCTGTTCAGTCGGCAGGGGAAGCTGCGGCTGCAGAAGTGGTTCACGCCGCTGTCGGAgcgggagaagaagaaggtgatCCGGGACATGGTAGCACTAGTGTTGGCCCGTCCAGCACGTACCTGCAACTTCCTCCAGTGGAAGGACCTCAAGATTGTTTACAAGAG GTACGCCAGCTTGTATTTCAGTGTCGGGCTGGATGAGCAGGATAATGAGCTGCTGGCCCTTGAGGTTCTGCACCGATACGTAGAGTTGTTGGATAGATACTTTGGAAAT GTGTGTGAGCTGGACATCATTTTCAACTTTGAGAAGGCGTACTTCATCCTGGACGAATTCCTGATGGGAGGAGAAGTCGTAGAAACGTCGAAGTTAGCTGTGGGTGCATCGATAGAGGAGGCCGACACTTTCCAGGAG ACGATGGAGGAATACATGAGCAAGCCAGCCTACTGA
- the dhrs12la gene encoding DHRS-12_like_SDR_c-like domain-containing protein, whose product MSLYRNSAWFLKGMTEFTRSAFLSTSKQFVEKDLEVAMAGRSFMITGANSGIGKATAMAIAKRGGTIHMVCRNKDKAEEARADIVKETGNKEVYVHILDLSETKKVWEFAEAFKRKYKTLNVLINNAGAIMGERDVNAEGLEKSFATNVLGVYILTKSLIPLLEKSADPRVISVSSGGMLVQKLRTGNLQSDMGRYDGTMVYAQHKRQQVVLTEQLAKTHPNIHFSVMHPGWVDTPAVANAMPDFHRSMKESLRTPEQGADTVVWLAVSEATAKNPSGRFYQDRKMVPTHLPLAWSHSSPQEELKLMSLLEDLAKTFQPH is encoded by the exons ATGTCTCTGTACCGCAACTCCGCCTGGTTCCTGAAGGGAATGACCGAGTTCACCAG GAGCGCCTTCTTGTCCACCTCCAAGCAGTTTGTGGAGAAGGACCTGGAGGTGGCCATGGCTGGACGCTCCTTCATGATAACAGGAGCCAACAGTGGTATTGGGAAAGCCACCGCCATGGCCATCGCCAAGAGAG GCGGAACCATCCACATGGTCTGCAGGAACAAGGACAAGGCAGAGGAGGCCAGGGCTGACATTGTGAAGGAGACAGGAAATAAA GAGGTATATGTCCACATCCTGGACCTGTCTGAGACCAAGAAAGTCTGGGAGTTTGCTGAGGCATTTAAGAGGAAGTACAAGACCCTAAACGTACTG ATCAATAATGCAGGTGCCATCATGGGTGAGAGGGATGTGAATGCTGAGGGGCTTGAGAAGAGCTTCGCCACCAACGTCCTGG GTGTTTACATCCTCACCAAGAGTCTCATTCCTCTGCTGGAGAAGAGTGCAGATCCCAGAGTG ATCAGCGTGTCCTCCGGGGGAATGCTGGTGCAGAAGCTCAGGACAGGAAACCTCCAGTCTGACATGGGCCGCTACGATGGCACCATGGTCTACGCCCAGCACAAA agGCAGCAGGTGGTGCTGACAGAGCAGCTGGCAAAGACTCACCCAAACATCCACTTCTCCGTCATGCATCCTGGCTGGGTGGACACCCCAG CGGTGGCCAATGCCATGCCAGACTTCCATCGCTCCATGAAGGAGAGTCTGCGAACCCCTGAGCAGGGGGCTGACACTGTGGTGTGGCTGGCTGTCTCTGAGGCCACAGCCAAAAACCCTAGTGGTCGCTTCTATCAGG acCGAAAGATGGTGCCCACCCACCTGCCGCTGGCCTGGTCCCACAGCTCCCCCCAGGAGGAGCTGAAATTAATGTCTCTGCTGGAGGACTTGGCCAAGACATTCCAGCCTCACTGA